One Scomber scombrus chromosome 1, fScoSco1.1, whole genome shotgun sequence DNA segment encodes these proteins:
- the mctp2b gene encoding multiple C2 and transmembrane domain-containing protein 2 isoform X2, which translates to MGSASVTLSDLGTDKVNELSLPLDDPNSLEDDMGVVLVDMSLSLRDGDSKRSNAGGSPQSLRLSQTLRKSQLWTSVVSVALVEGREVPLDSQGGQLFVRFRLGEQRYKSKNQCKVANPQWRERFTFSQFLDSPSIMEVELFSKEGRRSEDSLGKCEVDLSRISISKRHLFTLTLDQGRGLLVFLVTITTCSGVSISDLFAAPLDEPQERKNQLDNYSLKKSLKSLHDVGFLQVKVIKATDLLAADLNGKSDPFCVLELGNDRLQTHTVYKSLNPEWNQVFTLPVKDIHDVLVVTIFDDDGDKAPDFLGKVAISLLSIRRGQQIVFPLKKEDLGGLSKGSITLELEVIFNPVRASIRTFQPRERRFQEDNPKFSKKVLARNVLRVQTIYRAIRSTLQYIKSCFQWESVQRSLLAFLVFVVTVWYWEFYMLPLFLVLLISWNYLQIRSGRVSQDVDNMDFGEEDEDDEKESERRGLMEKIHMVQETIITLQNLLDEIACFGERIKNTFNWSVPFLSGLAFLVFVIATILTYYIPTRYIVLIWGINKFTKKLRNPYSIDNNEVLDFLTRVPSDVQKVQHSEMRGSKKKKIS; encoded by the exons ATGGGCTCTGCCAGCGTCACCCTGAGTGATCTGGGGACTGACAA ggTCAATGAGCTGTCTTTGCCTTTAGACGACCCGaacagcctggaggacgacatgGGCGTCGTGCTGGTGGACATGAGTCTGTCACTCAGAGACGGAGACAGCAAAAGAAGCAAC GCGGGAGGTTCTCCTCAGAGCTTACGTCTGTCGCAGACATTGAGGAAGAGTCAATTGTGGACCTCTGTTGTGTCAGTGGCTCTGGTGGAAGGTCGGGAGGTGCCGCTGGACTCTCAGGGTGGTCAGCTCTTTGTTCGCTTCAGACTGGGAGAGCAGAGATACAAAAGCAAG AATCAATGCAAAGTGGCCAACCCTCAGTGGAGAGAGAGGTTCACCTTTAGCCAGTTCCTAGACAGTCCTAGCATCATGGAGGTGGAGCTCTTTTccaaggagggaagaaggagcgAGGATTCTTTGGGAAA gtgtgagGTGGACCTGTCCAGGATCTCTATCAGTAAGAGGCATCTGTTCACACTCACCCTGGACCAGGGCAGAGGACTCCTAGTCTTCCTGGTTACCATCACCACATGCAGTGGCGTCTCCATCTCTGACCTCTTCGCCGCACCGCTTGATGAACCACAGGAACGAAAGAACCAGCTGGACAACTAT AGCCTGAAAAAGTCCCTGAAAAGCCTCCATGACGTTGGTTTCCTTCAAGTCAAAGTGATCAAGGCTACAGATCTGCTGGCTGCTGATTTAAATG GAAAGAGCGATCCCTTCTGCGTGCTGGAACTGGGGAACGACAGGCTGCAGACCCACACGGTCTACAAGAGCCTCAACCCAGAGTGGAATCAAGTCTTCACATT ACCTGTCAAAGACATTCACGATGTTCTGGTGGTGACCATCTTTGATGACGACGGAGACAAGGCGCCAGACTTCCTGGGCAAAGTTGCCATTTCCCTGCTCTCG ATCCGCAGGGGACAACAGATCGTCTTCCCGCTGAAAAAAGAGGACTTAGGCGGGCTGTCGAAGGGGAGCATCACTCTGGAGCTGGAGGTTATTTTTAACCCT gTCAGAGCAAGTATACGAACCTTTCAGCCTAGAGAGAGAAGATTCCAGGAGGATAATCCCAAATTCTCCAAAAAG GTTCTGGCCAGGAACGTGCTGCGTGTTCAGACGATCTACAGGGCCATCAGGTCCACTCTGCAGTACATCAAAAGCTGCTTCCAGTGGGAGAGCGTTCAGAGGAGCCTGCTAGCCTTCCTG GTGTTTGTTGTGACAGTGTGGTACTGGGAGTTTTACATGCTGCCCCTCTTCCTGGTCCTGCTCATCTCGTGGAACTACCTCCAGATCCGCTCCGGTCGGGTCAGTCAGGACGTG GACAATATGGATTTTGGAGAGGAAGACGAGGATGACGAGAAG GAGTCGGAGAGGAGAGGGCTGATGGAGAAAATCCACATGGTGCAAGAAACCATCATCACCCTTCAAAACCTGCTGGATGAGATCGCCTGCTTTGGGGAGAGGattaaaaa CACTTTTAACTGGTCTGTGCCGTTCCTGTCTGGCCTGGCTTTCCTGGTCTTTGTCATAGCAACAATCCTCACATACTACATACCAACACGCTACATAGTTTTAATATGGG